The Solidesulfovibrio fructosivorans JJ] genome includes the window GGACTTCACCCACCCGGGCTGGCTCGACGAGCTCAAGGAAGCCCTGACCCCGGACGGGACCGGGCTTTTGCGCCTCAATGATCCCAAGGGACTGGCCGGACAAATACCCTGGCTGCCCGACGCGCATCCGGCCGGCCGGGTGCGCTTTTTGCTTTCGGCGGAAATAAGCTCCATCTACAAACGCGGCGGCAAGGTCCGCAAGGTCCACAACCTCGTCTACATGCCTTCCTTCGAGGCGGCCGAAAAGCTCAACGCCAAGCTGGCCAAGGTCGGCAACCTGGCTTCCGACGGCCGCCCGATCCTGGGCCTCGACAGCCGCCATCTGCTGGAGATGACCCTGGAGACCGACCCGCTGGCCTTTCTCGTGCCGGCCCATATCTGGACGCCGTGGTTTTCGCTTTTCGGCTCCAAGTCGGGCTTCGATTCGGTGGAGGAGTGCTACGGCTCCCTGGCCAAGGAAATCTTCGCCATGGAGACCGGGCTGTCCTCGGACCCGGAGATGAACTGGACGCTCTCCGCCCTGGACCGCTTCCGGATGATCTCCAATTCCGACGCCCACTCCGGCGAAAAGCTCGGCCGCGAATGCAACATCTTTTCCGGCGACCCGTCCTACGAGGGCATCTACCGGGCGCTACGCGGCCAGGGGCTGGGACCGAAATTTTGCGGTACTGTGGAATTCTTCCCGGAAGAGGGAAAATACCACCTCGACGGCCACCGGGAATGCGGCGTGGTCATGGAGCCGGCCGAGGCCAAGGCGCGCGGCGGCCTGTGCCCGGTGTGCGGCAAGCCCATGACGCTCGGGGTGCTGCACCGGGTGCTCGATCTGGCCGACCGCACCGAGCCCGTGCGGCCGGAGGGCATGCCCGGGTTCACGTCCCTCGTTCCCTTGGACGAGCTGGCCGGCGAGGTCATGGGCGTCGGGCCCAAGACGGCCAAGGCCCATGGGCTGGTGGCCCGGATGCTGGCCCGCTTCGGTTCGGAACTGACCGTGCTGCGCGAGGCCCCGGCCGAGGAGATCGGCCGGGTGAGCACCGCCCTGGCCGAGGCCGTCAGCCGCATGCGCCGGGGCCGGGTTCTGCGCACGCCCGGGTTCGACGGCCAATACGGCCGCATCGCGGTATTCACCCCCGAGGAGCGCCGCGAACTCAAGGTCGGCCGGTTTCTGGCCGTGCCGCCGACGCCCGACGCGGCCAAGGCCGCCCGTGAACCGGCCGCCGAGGACGATCCGCCCGCGGAACCGCCGCCCGCGCCGGGAAGCGCCGCCGCCCCGGCCCCGCCCAAGCCCTTTGACCGGGGCCTCAACCCCGCCCAGCGCGCGGCCGTGGATTCGCAGGCCCGCCATCTGCTCGTGGTCGCCGGTCCGGGCACGGGCAAAACCCATACGCTTTTGGCCAAAATCCGGGCCTTGCTCGATACCGGCGCGCCGCCGGGCGACATCCTGGCCGTGACCTTCACCCGCCGGGCGGCCGGGGAACTTCGGGAACGGCTGGCCCGCGACGCCGGGATGGCGGAAGACGCCGCGACAGAGGCCTCGCAGGACGCCCCCGCCCTGCCCTGGGCCGACACCCTGCACGCCCTGGCCCTTGCCGCCTGGACCGCTTCCGGCGGCCAGGAACCGGTGCTGCTCTCCGAGGACGCGTCCAGACGCCTTTTCGCCACGGTCAACCCGGAGCTGTCCGGGGCCAGGCTGCGGGCCGCCTGGCGCGAGCTGTCCCTGGCCCGGGAACGGCTCACGCCCCTTCCCCCGGCCGACACCGCCGGCCTGGGACTCTACGCCGCCCGCTACGCCCGTCAGAAATCCGACTGGAACCTGCTCGATTTTACCGATCTGCTGGAATTCTGGCTGGAAAAGCTGGTCGCCGGCAGTGAACAGCCGACCTGCGCCCATGTGCTGGTGGACGAGGTCCAGGACCTGACCCCGCTGCAACTGGCCGTGATCGCCGCCCTGGTCGGCCGCGACCGGGCCTCACTTTTCGCCATCGGCGACCCGGACCAGTCCATCTATGGATTTCGGGGCGCGGCCCCGGGCGTGCGGGCCGAGCTGCTCGCGGCCTGGCCGGATCTGGAAGTCGCTGCCCTGGCCGAGAACTACCGCTCCACCCAGCCGGTCCTGAACCTGGCCGCCGGGCTTTTCCCGGGCCGCGCGCCGCTGGTTTCGCGCTTAAGCTCCGAAACGCCCGTGGCCAGCGAGATACAACTTTTCGAGGCGCCGACCGCCGCCGGCGAGGCCGGCTGGATGGGCGAACGCATCCAGGCGCTTTTAGGCGGCACCTCGCTGACCCTGGCCCGCGATCTTTCCGCCGAGACCCTGGCCCCGGGCGACCTGGCCGTGCTGGTGCGCTTTTCCGGGCTCATCGGCCCCATCCGCAAAAGCCTCGAGCGCTTCGGCATCCCCTGCGCCGCGCCCGAGGCCGACGCCTTCTGGAACGAGCCCAGGGTACGGCTGCTTCTGGCCGCGGCCGGACGCCTCATGGGCCTGCCCGCGCCGGCGGACGTGGAAAAGCCGCCCACCTTGCCCGACCGGGTGCTGGCCAAGGGGCCGCTCGGGCTTTCGGCCTATCTCGGCGACATCGCGCCCTTCGACCGCCTGTTCTGGCAGGGACCGGAATTCCGCGACCTGTGCCGGGCCTTCGACGCCCATGGCGGCTGGGCCGGCCTGCTCAACCACGTGGCCACCCAGACCGAACTCGAGCTGGTGGGCAAGCGCGCCCAGAAGGTGCGCATCATGTCCCTGCACGCGGCCAAGGGTCTGGAATTCGCGGCCGTGTTTCTGCCGGCCCTGGAAGACGGCATCCTGCCCTTTGCCGGCTCGGATTTTTTAAGCGGAAAGCCCGGACATCTGGCCGGACAGATGGACGAGGAGGAAGAGCGGCGGCTTTTCTACGTCGGGCTCACCCGGGCCAAAAGCCGGCTCTTCCTGTCCCACGCCTTGCGCCGCGACCTTTTCGGCCGCAGGCTCATGCTCAAGCGCTCACGATTTTTGGAGAATCTTGATCTCGGCGGGGTGCGGCGCCGGGCGCTTCGGGCGCGCACG containing:
- a CDS encoding UvrD-helicase domain-containing protein, with amino-acid sequence MEQYLADLHIHSRYSRATSKGLTPYNLAAWGEIKGLTVVATGDFTHPGWLDELKEALTPDGTGLLRLNDPKGLAGQIPWLPDAHPAGRVRFLLSAEISSIYKRGGKVRKVHNLVYMPSFEAAEKLNAKLAKVGNLASDGRPILGLDSRHLLEMTLETDPLAFLVPAHIWTPWFSLFGSKSGFDSVEECYGSLAKEIFAMETGLSSDPEMNWTLSALDRFRMISNSDAHSGEKLGRECNIFSGDPSYEGIYRALRGQGLGPKFCGTVEFFPEEGKYHLDGHRECGVVMEPAEAKARGGLCPVCGKPMTLGVLHRVLDLADRTEPVRPEGMPGFTSLVPLDELAGEVMGVGPKTAKAHGLVARMLARFGSELTVLREAPAEEIGRVSTALAEAVSRMRRGRVLRTPGFDGQYGRIAVFTPEERRELKVGRFLAVPPTPDAAKAAREPAAEDDPPAEPPPAPGSAAAPAPPKPFDRGLNPAQRAAVDSQARHLLVVAGPGTGKTHTLLAKIRALLDTGAPPGDILAVTFTRRAAGELRERLARDAGMAEDAATEASQDAPALPWADTLHALALAAWTASGGQEPVLLSEDASRRLFATVNPELSGARLRAAWRELSLARERLTPLPPADTAGLGLYAARYARQKSDWNLLDFTDLLEFWLEKLVAGSEQPTCAHVLVDEVQDLTPLQLAVIAALVGRDRASLFAIGDPDQSIYGFRGAAPGVRAELLAAWPDLEVAALAENYRSTQPVLNLAAGLFPGRAPLVSRLSSETPVASEIQLFEAPTAAGEAGWMGERIQALLGGTSLTLARDLSAETLAPGDLAVLVRFSGLIGPIRKSLERFGIPCAAPEADAFWNEPRVRLLLAAAGRLMGLPAPADVEKPPTLPDRVLAKGPLGLSAYLGDIAPFDRLFWQGPEFRDLCRAFDAHGGWAGLLNHVATQTELELVGKRAQKVRIMSLHAAKGLEFAAVFLPALEDGILPFAGSDFLSGKPGHLAGQMDEEEERRLFYVGLTRAKSRLFLSHALRRDLFGRRLMLKRSRFLENLDLGGVRRRALRARTVSQVKQLGLFDADAPTR